The following nucleotide sequence is from Ferruginibacter lapsinanis.
AATGAAGGAATTAATTCTAAAAAGAAAATAACTTTCTATATGAATAAGTTAAAAATGATAATTGTTTTGGCATTGTTTACAATAAGTGCAACTGCTCAGCAGAAGCCTTATTATACTCAATATGCTCTTAATCCTTATATTCTTAATCCTGCATTAACAGGGATTGAAAACTATACTGATTTAAAGCTTAGCTACCGGAATCAATGGACAAACATTCCCGGCGCTCCGCAAACAATGTACCTTACCCTTCATGGTCCTATTGGTAAACAGGATTACAAAACCACCCCTACTTCATTTCGTCCTGCCGGAAATAATTCCGTAGGTAATGATTGGTATGAAGAAAATGTTACATCGCCGAATCACCATGGAGTAGGTTTAAGTGTAGTAAATGATAAAACAGGCTATATCAGCAGGTTTACCATTTCAGGATCCTATGCCTATCATAAGGGGATAAATGCTAAAACAACCTTATCATTAGGATTTCAGGCAGGATATTCAAATGTAACATTAGACAGATCAAAAATAAATTGGGCTACTCTTGATCCTAATGATCCTGCTATTGGATATAGTAGCGGTGAATTAAAAAAAGGTATGCCTGAAATTGGAGCCGGTCTTTGGTTGTATTCACAAGACTATTTTATTGGAGCTTCTGTATTGAATGTTGTTCCAGGCAAAGCAAAATTTGTAAAGAGTGATAAATACGGCATTTCATATGCACCGCACTTCTTCGTATCTGGTGGATATCGAATTCCGCTTGAAGGTGATCTGACCTTCTTACCATCTGCAATGGTACAATGGATAAGCCCCGAACCGATACAAATTCATGCCAATATGAAATTACAATATGAAGAAAGGCTTTGGTTTGGTGCAAGCTATCGGTATACTGATAAATTAGGTGGTTTTGCTGCCATGGCCGGAGTGAATGTTAGTAATACTTTTAACATTGGTTACTCTTATGATTTTGCCAACAGTTCAAGATTAAGAGCGTACCAAGGAAATACTCATGAAATTATAGTAGGATTCTTATTGGGTAACCGATTCAAAGAAATTTGTCCTAGATGCGAATGGTAACATATTTGTTTTGATCAATCAAAAGAGCCGGAAAATATTTTCCGGCTCTTTTGATTTTATTGGGTTATTCAACTTACTGCTTAACTACCCGTTCTGTTTGCCGCTCATTATTGTTGATCAATTGTAGTATATATATTCCTGCAGATTGTTTACTTATGTTCAACGTATTCAACCCTTTTACTCCTCTTCCTTTAAGTAATATTTTCCCGGATATATCAACCAATTGAAACAGATAATCCGCGGTAGCATTTATAGAAATATTATTTTGTACCAATGTTGAAACAGTAAATGTTTTCCCTGTCTTATTCGTTCCTCTCAGCATTACGGTATTTGAATAAGTTGTCTGATCATCAACAGAAAGCACCTTTGTTCGATAGTAAATATTATTTGCTGCATAAGGTGTATAATCAAATTGATCTATTGGTAACGAAGAGGTCTTTATACTGTTAAAAGAAATCCCATCAGCAGAAACTTCAACAACAATTTTTTTAACGGGAACTTCTGAACGGATACTCCAACTCAAACGACAAATACCATTCTTTTGGGTACCGATTAAAACTACATCATGAACTGGTAAAATAATTTGTCCAAACCCGATAATTTTATAAGCCCCTAAACTTCCATAATTATTTGTATTAGCATTGCCTGTACCACTTACAATTAAATAATAATCTCCGACAGCTAAAAAAGTATCAATGACAACATCCATAGTAGCTACAGGATCATACTTTCGTAAGAGGATTTTGGATGCATTATATAATTCTACTTTACAGTCCAAATTAGCGCCCTCATTATTTGCGCCAATGCTATATGGATTGATCGCTACATGAAAACTACCGGCAGAGGATAAATTAATTTTGAATGCATCTTTATCTGATGCAGCACTAATTACTCCATCAATATTTATAGCTGTATAATTTCTGGTTACCATATCTGTATTTAAATCATTCGCAAAATCATCTTCTCTGTATGAAAAGCCATTGTAACTCGTGATGGTATTAAGGTTATCCTGTAAATAGCTACAATCATATGGAGTAGTTCCATTACTCCAAGTGCTCATATTTCTATTGTAACTAATACCCATTATTGGTGTCCAGGCAGATTCTCCCTCCCCTGATCCTGCATTAAGCGTTGAAGATAAATTGCAAAATGAATCATAAGTAGATTGATGAAGCAATCCAAGAGAATGACCACTTTCGTGAGAACAACATTCAGCTATCGTTTTTGAAACATTTCCCAGATTTTTGCTAAAGACAAAACAGGGGGTATCATCTCCCCAGGTAAATGATCCAATGTAGGCAACACCTCCAACTAATGAATACCAGCCGCTGGTAGGCGTTATTATAACCCTGATCCTCTGTTCTAAAGGAGCTGCTAAAAAAACCGTTTCATCTGTTGTAATATTTATTTGAAAAGGACGGTAATCTTCAGAAACTCTATCAAAGATCTCTATGATCTGACTCTCAGATAATGTTGCCGCCAAACAGGTAAATGACACGCCGCTGTTCCAAACTCCACTGTTGACAATTTGCCCATCAAAGTCAAGATAGATAGTAGACGGTGCGGAGGGAAGACTGTTTAGTTTTGGCTGACCAAACCCACACTCCGAAGTAAACAATGCTATTACTAATAGCAAGCATATAATTGGTTTTTTCATGATATATAATTCTATTTACTTAACTTATCATCAATTACAATCTGATAAAATATCAGCAAGAGCGAACTTGGTGAACTGATATGAATTATCACTGTTATGTTTTAATTCATATCCGTCAGAATTAAGCTGATTGATGATCCTCCCAGAATAAATAACATTCCTATTCTTATCTATGCGTTTAGATAAAGAGAATACAGCATTATTAAATTCTGGTAATCTGACAACAATTGTTTGCAGATTGATATATTTTTTTTGATTACTTATAACACTACCTTTTGATCTCAATAAATTATTAAAGGAAATATTTACATCTCCCCCTTTCTGGATCGAAAAGAAATTATTTAGCTCTGCTGATGTACAATTTATTATTGAAGGATAGCTATTAAATACTGCTGGAAGAATGATCATCTTCTTTTGTGCAACGACTGATAGTGTTGCAATGAACATAAAAAAAAATAAATGAACTAAGATCTGTAATAAATTTTTCATACAACAAAATTGTGCCCCTTGGCGTGTGTAATTTCCACAATGAGAAACCAATTTAATTTCATCTTCTCATCCCTTCCAAAGGTCACTTAAATAGTTTTGATAAGTGTTACACAACTATATCTATAAGTTGTATCATTCACACATCACATTATTTCACTGAGAGGCATTATTTATTATGGCAACAAAAAAGGCTGCCCTTACGGACAGCCTTTTGAAACTCATCAGAGAGAAAGGATGCTTTTTTCTTCCTATCTGACTATTGTTAGTTTTTTAGTTTGAGTGAATTTGCCATTTTGTAGTTTGATCAAATACACACCAGGCAACAGATGACTAATACTGAATTTTTTAAAGTACATCTTTCCTGACAAGGTAGTTTCACTATATATTGTGGATACTAGTTTTCCATCAACATTGTATAATGAAACAGTTGAATTACCTGTATTGTCCGGAACAAAAGACATATTCACAGTATTAGAAGCCGGATTAGGATACACTTCAAATTGTCTTTCCATTTTCATATCCACCACCTTAGTAGTTGGAATTGAATTATTGATCGGCCTGCTACTGATAATAACAGGTGGACAAGGAGCAACAACTACACATTCTGAGTTAGATCCTGTTTTACTTGGACTAGCGTGTACTGAAGTGATCATTGGTTTACCAAATCCTGCCGGACCAAAAGCACTATTCTTAACCGTTACTTCATACCAAACATCATATATCCAGTTTGGATAAGTAGCATTAGGTGCGTAAGCTGCATTAGTTGCAGGTGAATTGGTAATGAGAACATAACCGTAGGTGTTCAAATTCACATCCAACGATGTAAGTGCTCCTACCACATCACTTGCACTTCCTAATAGCATTTTACCTTCACCTCCGGTCACACCCAGTGTTTTATAGCCTGATGGAACTGCCGCTGCGGAAATATAATCGATCTTGAATTCCATCTTCTTCACATTGTTGGCATCATACAATGCAAGTTGTAAATGATCTGAACCTACCAGGTCTTTGAATTTATGTCCTTTACCTGGCCATCCGATAGCATTAGTTCCGTAGGTATTATCTACAAACGTTTTAGCAAATGTGGTACGAATGGTTGTTGTACCATTTCCATTGTCTGTAATTGTTTGTTTAGCACCAACAGCAGTTTTACCTGTACAACTTGCATAGCAAATATCGCAAGCGCCTGTTTGAGCTGGAACTATAACCACCGTTGACGATGCTGTAGCACCAAGTGCATCTTGTACTGTAACAGTATATGTGCCAGGACAAAGATTAGACCTGTTTTGAGCTGTACTTGGTCCATCTGACCATGTGAAACTATAAGGTGCTTTACCATGCGATGGTGTTACGGTAATAGAACCTTTACAAACAGAGTTGCAAGGACCATTACTACCTACTGCAGCCACAGCTAACGGTTGACATGGTTGTACACATTCTGTATTGTTACCTGTCTTACTTGGACTAGCATGTATCGCAGCAATCAATGGTTTACCAAATCCTGCCGCACCAAAAGCACTATTCTTCACCGTTACTTCATACCAAACATCATATATCCAGTTTGGATAAGTAGGATTAGGTGCGTATGCTGCATTGGTTGCAGGTGAATTGGTGGTAAGCACATAACCATAGGTGTTGAAATTCACATCCAGAGATGTCATTGTACTTACTACATCACTTGCACTACCCAATAACATACTTCCTTCTCCTCCGGTTACTCCTAAATTTTTATAGCCTGATGGAACTGCTGCTGCTGTAATATAATCCAACTTGAACTCCATCTTTTT
It contains:
- a CDS encoding PorP/SprF family type IX secretion system membrane protein encodes the protein MNKLKMIIVLALFTISATAQQKPYYTQYALNPYILNPALTGIENYTDLKLSYRNQWTNIPGAPQTMYLTLHGPIGKQDYKTTPTSFRPAGNNSVGNDWYEENVTSPNHHGVGLSVVNDKTGYISRFTISGSYAYHKGINAKTTLSLGFQAGYSNVTLDRSKINWATLDPNDPAIGYSSGELKKGMPEIGAGLWLYSQDYFIGASVLNVVPGKAKFVKSDKYGISYAPHFFVSGGYRIPLEGDLTFLPSAMVQWISPEPIQIHANMKLQYEERLWFGASYRYTDKLGGFAAMAGVNVSNTFNIGYSYDFANSSRLRAYQGNTHEIIVGFLLGNRFKEICPRCEW
- a CDS encoding T9SS type A sorting domain-containing protein, with translation MKKPIICLLLVIALFTSECGFGQPKLNSLPSAPSTIYLDFDGQIVNSGVWNSGVSFTCLAATLSESQIIEIFDRVSEDYRPFQINITTDETVFLAAPLEQRIRVIITPTSGWYSLVGGVAYIGSFTWGDDTPCFVFSKNLGNVSKTIAECCSHESGHSLGLLHQSTYDSFCNLSSTLNAGSGEGESAWTPIMGISYNRNMSTWSNGTTPYDCSYLQDNLNTITSYNGFSYREDDFANDLNTDMVTRNYTAINIDGVISAASDKDAFKINLSSAGSFHVAINPYSIGANNEGANLDCKVELYNASKILLRKYDPVATMDVVIDTFLAVGDYYLIVSGTGNANTNNYGSLGAYKIIGFGQIILPVHDVVLIGTQKNGICRLSWSIRSEVPVKKIVVEVSADGISFNSIKTSSLPIDQFDYTPYAANNIYYRTKVLSVDDQTTYSNTVMLRGTNKTGKTFTVSTLVQNNISINATADYLFQLVDISGKILLKGRGVKGLNTLNISKQSAGIYILQLINNNERQTERVVKQ